The Planctomycetaceae bacterium nucleotide sequence TGCTCGTCGTGCAGTGTTTCATATGCCACCGCAGCGATGCCGCGCTGCAGGCATCCCTCGGTCAGCTTTCGGTCGGCTGCGAAGTGAAAGTACGTGAAGAGCACCTGCCCGCGGCGCAGCATCGCCAGTTCGCCCGGTTGGGGCTCTTTCACTTTGACGACCAGGTCGGCGGCGGCAAAGATATCGGCAGGGCCGTCGACGATCTCCGCGCCGGCGCTGGCGTATTCGGCGTCGTCAAACCCGCTGCCGCGCGCGGCGCCGCGCTCGATCAGCACGCGGTGGCCGTCCTTGACCAGCAGGTCTGCCCCCACCGGCAGCAGGGCGATGCGGTACTCGTCCGATTTGACCTCTCGCGGCACGGCGACGATCATGGTTGCACTCCTTGGGCAATAGTCTCACATATCCTATCGCAGCCAGACGCTCAGGCGTGCGCGGAAAGTCTCGAGCCGTCAGTCGTCTTTCCCACTGTGGGCGTGGGCGAGTTCTTCCTGGGTTCGCAGGTACTTTCTGCGTGAGCACTCGTGGCAGCGGAATTGCGGGTGGCGGTCGCGTGAGCGGTCGTACCCGGCTGCGCGGACGAGGCGATAACCGCGTTCGACGGTCTTGTGGCAGTCGACGCAGGCGACGTTGCGCTGGGCTTCCCACAATTCGCCCGAGTGCAGAATGCTCGTGCGGGTGAAGATCCAGCGGTCGACCCAGAAGAAGATCAGCCCGCCGATGAAGTTGGCGATGACGGTGGTGAGGGTGGCCCCGAGGTGCTCGGTGAGCAGATAGACGCACCCGGCCAGGATCGGCGTCGAAAGCTGCCATCGCAACAGGTACAACAGATACTTGCTGATCATGCGCAATTATAAGGCTGCAAGCTTACGCATGCGCGATGGGTAGCGAAAAGGCAGTAATCAGTAATTAGTAATCAGTAATCGGTGATCGGTACGGGTGCCGTGGCGGGAAGGTCCGAATGACCGACAGCCACGACGGCCCAGGGCGCACGGTGCATCGTGGCTGTCGGGCTGAAGCCCTCCCGCCACGGCACCCGTACGCAAATTGGATATCCGCCGTGGCGGGCTCGACCGCGTTCGATGATCGCCTGTGCGGCGTGGTTTACAGGGCGGCCTTGGCGGACTCGACGATGGCGTCGAAGGCCTTGGGGTCGGCGATGGCGATCTCGGACAGCATCTTGCGGTTGATGTCGATGTCGCATTCGCTCAGGGCGAACATGAAGCGGCTGTAGCGGATCCCGCGTTGCTCGCAGGCGGCGCTGATGCGGGTGATCCACAGGGCGCGGAAATCGCGTTTCTTCTTCCGGCGGTCGATGGTGGCGGTGACGCCGGCGCGGAAGACCTTGCCCTTGGCGATACCGTATTTGCGGGAACCGGCGCCGTAAAATCCCTTGGCGTCTTTGAGGATCCGTTTGTGCTTGC carries:
- the rplT gene encoding 50S ribosomal protein L20, which encodes MPRVVTGPARRRKHKRILKDAKGFYGAGSRKYGIAKGKVFRAGVTATIDRRKKKRDFRALWITRISAACEQRGIRYSRFMFALSECDIDINRKMLSEIAIADPKAFDAIVESAKAAL